A single region of the Jatrophihabitans sp. GAS493 genome encodes:
- a CDS encoding cupin domain-containing protein yields MSYPEPTYRGDGGEVSATYRPAARPADLTYASGNTVHYLATGESTGGLFGLYRWEMGPGRSGPDPHFHRSISESFYILAGSVAIFDGTRWIDTEPGDWVHVPIGGLHGFRNVSEQPASMLLHFAPGAGREAYFEGLPEIAGKSEAERDAFFREHDNYWV; encoded by the coding sequence ATGAGCTATCCGGAACCGACCTACCGGGGCGACGGGGGCGAGGTGAGCGCGACCTACCGGCCGGCGGCTCGCCCGGCTGACCTGACCTATGCCTCGGGGAATACCGTTCACTACCTGGCCACCGGGGAGAGCACTGGCGGTCTCTTCGGCCTCTATCGGTGGGAGATGGGCCCCGGTCGCAGCGGGCCCGACCCGCACTTCCATCGCTCGATCTCCGAGTCGTTCTACATCCTGGCCGGTTCTGTCGCGATCTTCGACGGAACCCGCTGGATCGACACCGAACCCGGCGACTGGGTGCACGTTCCGATCGGTGGCCTTCACGGGTTCCGTAACGTGTCTGAGCAGCCCGCGTCGATGCTGCTGCACTTCGCGCCCGGGGCGGGACGGGAGGCGTACTTCGAGGGACTCCCTGAGATCGCCGGCAAGTCCGAGGCCGAGCGAGATGCCTTCTTCCGCGAGCATGACAACTATTGGGTCTGA
- a CDS encoding ParB/RepB/Spo0J family partition protein: protein MTTTKNGTTTDTTGMVYLDLPIAELADHPANLRFDLGDVSDLAASIAENGLIEPIIVAPLAAENDTSGGYLIIAGHRRTAACRQIGWVTVPAISRPDLASTDGTVKADHLFLMLDENTQREGLTTQEVSAGLAQLAAFPGLTPAKVAKRTGRDVEAVKHAVAAAKLPEDVRPLVVADALTLDQAAELAEFENDPKVYARLIKKLAAGGWGASHMISEERRKRDTNAEKSDIMADLRRQSVRVVGAPNQWDFPRRTRMQPLSNLRTTAGKKVTAAAHAKCDGHAAFLRIDQYKAVGKRITVNHVCTSPEDHGHTLDEQHTGRDSGPTLTEEQQAAEAEQNEAIQLGWAAAAEVRWQWLVTLFRAKQLPDALTQAALGADRPRDEARLLHLLTGREAADPEDDEANQAAYDELIVKDTATRLHRHTVAYMVLSIEDDAQRLDPTRCDSWGGPGTAQWLRRLAEVGYELGDAEQIVTTTWPAK, encoded by the coding sequence GTGACAACCACCAAGAACGGCACGACGACGGACACCACCGGCATGGTCTACCTCGACCTACCGATCGCTGAACTGGCCGACCATCCGGCCAACCTCCGATTCGACCTGGGCGACGTCTCCGACCTCGCGGCCTCAATCGCGGAGAACGGCCTGATCGAGCCCATCATCGTCGCCCCGCTGGCCGCCGAAAACGACACGAGCGGCGGCTACCTCATCATCGCCGGTCACCGACGGACCGCCGCGTGCCGCCAGATCGGCTGGGTGACGGTCCCGGCGATCTCGCGGCCTGACCTGGCCAGCACCGATGGGACGGTGAAGGCCGATCACCTGTTCCTCATGCTCGACGAGAACACCCAACGCGAAGGCCTTACCACGCAGGAAGTCAGCGCCGGGCTCGCGCAGCTGGCCGCGTTCCCCGGCCTAACTCCAGCCAAGGTGGCCAAGCGCACCGGGCGGGATGTCGAGGCCGTCAAGCACGCGGTGGCGGCCGCGAAGCTGCCCGAGGACGTGCGGCCCCTCGTTGTCGCGGATGCGCTCACCCTCGACCAGGCCGCCGAGCTGGCCGAGTTCGAGAATGACCCCAAGGTCTACGCCCGGCTGATCAAGAAGCTCGCAGCCGGTGGCTGGGGAGCCTCGCACATGATCAGCGAGGAACGGCGCAAGCGCGACACCAACGCCGAGAAGTCCGACATCATGGCCGACCTACGCAGGCAGTCCGTGCGGGTCGTGGGCGCACCGAATCAGTGGGACTTTCCCCGCCGGACTCGGATGCAGCCGCTCAGCAACCTGCGCACGACGGCCGGGAAGAAAGTCACCGCCGCCGCGCACGCCAAGTGCGACGGACACGCGGCGTTCCTACGCATCGACCAGTACAAAGCCGTTGGGAAGCGAATCACCGTCAATCACGTCTGCACCAGTCCCGAAGACCATGGCCACACCCTGGACGAGCAGCACACCGGCCGCGACAGCGGCCCAACGCTGACCGAGGAACAACAGGCGGCCGAAGCCGAGCAGAACGAAGCCATCCAGCTTGGCTGGGCCGCAGCGGCCGAAGTTCGCTGGCAGTGGCTCGTCACCCTGTTCCGGGCCAAACAGCTACCCGACGCCCTCACCCAGGCCGCGCTCGGCGCGGACCGGCCCCGTGACGAGGCCAGGCTGCTGCACCTGCTCACCGGACGCGAGGCAGCCGATCCCGAGGACGATGAGGCCAACCAAGCCGCCTACGACGAGCTGATCGTCAAAGACACCGCGACCAGGCTGCACCGGCACACCGTCGCCTACATGGTGCTGTCCATTGAGGATGACGCCCAGCGCCTAGACCCCACCCGGTGCGACAGCTGGGGCGGCCCCGGCACCGCGCAGTGGCTGCGACGCCTGGCTGAAGTCGGCTACGAGCTCGGAGACGCCGAGCAGATCGTCACGACCACCTGGCCCGCCAAGTAG
- a CDS encoding helix-turn-helix transcriptional regulator, producing the protein MARPLTPLVGRNDELATMQSLLQESVSDSARAMLVVGDAGVGKTRLLIEASAQAADRGWLRMVGHCIDFGDAGLPYLPISEAFGALVRDHPELVESLVAEFPPLARLLPAHRRLVQQTAAFDDRVERGALFDAVLGALESISAQQPVLLIVEDVHWADQATRDLLGFLFARLRGERGIAIIASYRSEDLHRRHPLRAVAAEWARLPGVTRLPLPPLTAEEIRTLIGDVRPVPLPEQVIERIIQRSGGNAFFAEQLLAAATDDDRSSSVPAELADLLLVRLDRLSADARLAVRAAAVAGRRVPHELLAAVVELPPDALEAALREAVDAHLLEPRGSEAYGFRHALLAEAVYADLLPGERVRLHASYALALTRTATGSAAELSRHAHESHDLPMAFSASVRAGDEAMTVAAAEDAMRYYENALELAAHAPPETEFPASTVAAKAANAASVAGHVFRAVALGKQAVADLPADAPPQLRAELLLGKARYAMPVDSETDALESTDEALRLVPDDPPTALRARIAVVHARCLMMLGRYADASRWGQEALMLGTRVADPEAVAEASTTLAVLDQRTGDPVSAAEGLLAVRAEARERGNLIAELRSTYSLGGLYFELGELEKAVEAYEANAARAQQAGRPWSSYAIESRVLSVLTRYQMGDWDRSAAHASVVGESPSPLAEAMIKAAGLAVAAGRGEVAALELLPALRSWSLRETMVAVQTVPAADLFVCAGEPERALEHLDWLVLELTGLWQTALIPSQVRISAIALATLSAMVSDRPQSGRPALVERGEAYLSAAWAVLADQQKPERKLGAESRAWGLRVEAEWLRLRWLAGVQAPTLDEQIEGWQRSIEGFSYGDRYEVARSQARLATVFRAAGRSAEAAELATSARETARELGAAPLLAELRALGTSRRVEAPTTGRPQNLTGREKEVLALLEQGRTNRQAAKELYISEKTVSVHVSNILAKLGASSRAEAASIARRDGLT; encoded by the coding sequence ATGGCCCGCCCGCTGACCCCGCTCGTTGGACGCAATGACGAACTCGCCACCATGCAATCGCTGCTCCAGGAGTCGGTCAGCGACAGCGCCCGGGCGATGCTCGTCGTGGGGGACGCCGGTGTAGGTAAGACCCGGCTGCTCATCGAGGCATCCGCGCAGGCCGCTGATCGGGGTTGGCTGCGAATGGTCGGGCACTGTATCGACTTCGGTGACGCCGGCCTTCCCTACCTGCCTATCAGTGAGGCCTTCGGCGCGCTGGTGCGTGACCATCCGGAACTCGTCGAGTCTCTGGTCGCCGAGTTCCCGCCGCTGGCCCGGCTACTGCCGGCGCACCGACGCCTGGTCCAGCAGACGGCGGCCTTCGACGACCGGGTCGAGCGCGGAGCGCTCTTCGACGCAGTGCTCGGCGCGCTCGAGTCGATCTCCGCCCAGCAACCAGTCCTGCTGATCGTCGAGGACGTGCACTGGGCCGATCAGGCCACCCGTGATCTCCTCGGATTCCTCTTCGCCCGGCTCCGGGGCGAGCGTGGCATCGCGATCATCGCCAGCTACCGCAGCGAGGATCTGCATCGCCGTCACCCGCTGCGGGCCGTCGCCGCCGAATGGGCTCGCCTGCCGGGCGTAACTCGGCTCCCACTCCCTCCACTCACCGCCGAAGAGATCCGGACCCTCATCGGCGACGTGCGTCCGGTGCCCCTGCCGGAGCAGGTGATCGAGCGCATCATTCAGCGCTCCGGTGGTAACGCCTTCTTCGCCGAGCAACTCCTGGCCGCGGCCACAGACGACGATCGCTCCTCATCGGTGCCCGCTGAGTTGGCGGACTTGTTGCTGGTCCGCCTGGATCGCCTCTCGGCCGACGCGCGGCTCGCGGTTCGGGCCGCAGCGGTGGCCGGACGTCGCGTCCCGCACGAACTGCTGGCCGCCGTCGTGGAGCTGCCGCCGGACGCCCTCGAGGCGGCCCTGCGGGAGGCCGTCGATGCGCATCTGCTCGAACCCCGGGGCAGTGAGGCATACGGATTCCGGCATGCGCTGCTGGCCGAGGCGGTCTACGCCGACCTGCTACCGGGGGAGCGTGTGCGCCTGCATGCGAGCTACGCCCTGGCACTGACCCGAACCGCAACCGGCAGCGCGGCCGAACTCTCCCGACACGCGCACGAGTCGCATGATCTGCCGATGGCCTTCTCGGCCAGCGTGCGTGCCGGTGACGAGGCGATGACCGTCGCGGCCGCCGAAGATGCCATGCGTTATTACGAGAATGCCCTGGAACTTGCGGCCCATGCGCCACCCGAAACCGAGTTTCCGGCCAGCACCGTGGCGGCCAAGGCGGCCAATGCGGCATCGGTCGCCGGACATGTTTTCCGCGCGGTGGCCCTAGGAAAGCAGGCCGTGGCCGACTTGCCGGCCGATGCTCCGCCGCAGCTGCGGGCCGAGTTGCTACTGGGCAAGGCGCGCTACGCCATGCCGGTCGACTCCGAGACCGACGCGCTGGAGTCGACCGACGAGGCCCTGCGTCTGGTGCCGGATGATCCGCCAACCGCGCTACGGGCTCGAATCGCGGTAGTCCACGCGCGCTGCCTGATGATGCTCGGTCGCTACGCCGATGCCAGTCGTTGGGGGCAGGAGGCGCTGATGCTCGGGACCCGGGTCGCCGACCCGGAGGCGGTGGCCGAGGCGAGCACCACCCTCGCGGTCCTCGACCAGCGCACCGGTGACCCGGTGAGTGCAGCCGAGGGGCTGCTGGCCGTGCGGGCCGAGGCGCGGGAGCGGGGCAACCTCATCGCGGAGTTGCGCAGCACGTACAGCCTCGGGGGGCTCTACTTCGAACTCGGAGAGCTGGAGAAGGCCGTGGAGGCCTACGAGGCCAACGCGGCACGAGCACAGCAGGCTGGTCGTCCGTGGTCCTCCTACGCCATCGAAAGTCGCGTCCTGTCGGTCCTGACCCGCTATCAAATGGGCGACTGGGACCGCAGCGCCGCCCACGCATCGGTGGTGGGGGAGTCGCCGTCGCCGCTGGCCGAGGCGATGATCAAGGCGGCCGGGCTCGCCGTGGCGGCCGGGCGGGGCGAGGTGGCGGCGCTGGAACTGCTTCCGGCCCTGCGCTCGTGGAGCCTGCGCGAGACGATGGTGGCCGTACAGACGGTCCCGGCGGCCGACCTCTTCGTCTGCGCCGGCGAGCCGGAGCGGGCCCTGGAGCATCTCGATTGGCTGGTCCTGGAGTTGACCGGCCTCTGGCAGACCGCGCTCATCCCGTCCCAGGTCAGAATCTCAGCCATCGCGCTGGCTACGCTCTCCGCGATGGTCTCCGACCGTCCGCAGTCCGGGCGCCCAGCCCTCGTCGAGCGGGGTGAGGCATACCTGAGCGCTGCCTGGGCGGTACTGGCCGATCAGCAGAAGCCCGAGCGGAAGCTGGGGGCCGAGAGCCGGGCCTGGGGGTTGCGGGTGGAGGCCGAGTGGCTGCGCCTGCGCTGGCTGGCCGGCGTGCAGGCCCCGACGCTGGACGAGCAGATCGAGGGCTGGCAGAGATCGATCGAGGGATTCAGCTACGGCGACCGCTACGAAGTGGCCCGGTCCCAGGCGCGACTGGCCACCGTGTTTCGGGCCGCGGGGCGAAGCGCGGAGGCCGCCGAGTTGGCGACCTCAGCTCGGGAGACGGCTCGAGAACTCGGCGCCGCACCGCTGCTGGCTGAACTGCGCGCCCTCGGCACCAGTCGGCGGGTCGAGGCGCCCACCACCGGGAGACCGCAGAACCTCACCGGCCGGGAGAAGGAGGTCCTGGCGCTGCTGGAGCAGGGGCGGACCAACCGGCAGGCCGCCAAGGAGCTTTACATCTCGGAGAAGACAGTGAGTGTGCACGTCTCGAACATCCTGGCCAAGCTCGGCGCCAGCAGTCGGGCTGAGGCCGCGTCGATCGCTCGGCGGGACGGTCTGACCTGA
- a CDS encoding GNAT family N-acetyltransferase codes for MASTADFRARVSTPSDIDAIVDTITTAFFDDPTWGPPFPDRSLRAAQASALWRVVVTSAQRYPWLLVADNVEAAALWIPPGGSELAKDEAERFESFLVESSSRSIASEILEILERFEAVHPVEPHFYLSLFATHERRRGQGLGMNLLRENLARIDELGAPAYLESSNPVNDERYRSVGFREHTKVTIPSGHVVTGMWRPARVTGDRVEAIGAPR; via the coding sequence ATGGCGTCGACGGCTGACTTCCGCGCGCGTGTCTCTACCCCGTCGGACATCGATGCGATCGTCGACACGATCACCACCGCCTTCTTCGACGACCCGACCTGGGGCCCGCCCTTCCCCGACCGGTCATTGCGGGCCGCGCAGGCCTCCGCTCTCTGGCGGGTGGTGGTGACCTCCGCGCAGCGCTACCCGTGGCTGCTGGTGGCCGACAACGTCGAGGCGGCCGCGCTCTGGATTCCACCGGGCGGCAGTGAACTGGCCAAGGATGAGGCGGAGCGATTCGAGTCGTTCCTGGTTGAGTCCAGCTCGCGCTCAATTGCCAGTGAAATACTGGAGATTCTCGAGCGATTCGAGGCAGTCCACCCGGTCGAGCCGCATTTCTATCTCAGCCTCTTCGCCACCCACGAGCGACGCCGCGGCCAGGGGTTGGGCATGAATCTGCTGCGGGAGAATTTGGCCCGTATCGACGAGCTGGGTGCGCCGGCGTATTTGGAGTCGAGCAATCCGGTCAACGACGAGCGCTATCGAAGTGTCGGCTTCCGCGAGCACACGAAGGTCACCATTCCCTCCGGTCATGTGGTGACCGGGATGTGGCGCCCGGCCCGGGTCACTGGGGATCGCGTCGAGGCGATTGGAGCACCGCGGTGA
- a CDS encoding ABC transporter ATP-binding protein has translation MSVGMPTEKSMDFWPSAKRLMRRMSPHRLQLLLVFALAVTSVFFSVLGPRLLGKATDVIFAGVVGRQLPAGLSQQQVIDHARATGNNHLADLLSGMTVTPGSGIDFTKLEQILMLAVTLYVAASVLSWVQGFLLNGLVQSTIRQLRADVEAKLNRLPLPYFDNQPRGELLSRVTNDIDNIAQTLQQTLSQLLTSLLTVVGVLGMMFFISPLLALIALVAVPLSMVVTKRIAKRSQKQFIAQWTNTGILNAEIEEAFTGHELVKVFGRQREVQAVFDEKNDSLYNASFGAQFISGIIMPSMMFIGNLSYVVIAVVGGLRVASGSMSLGDVQAFIQYSRQFTQPLTQVASMANLLQSGVASAERVFDLLDAPEQTREVSDAARGHEAHGRVEFEAVSFRYLPDRPLIHELSLVAEPGHTVAIVGPTGAGKTTLVNLVMRFYELDSGRITLDGVDITQLRRADLRSQVGMVLQDTWLFGGTIRENIAYGNPEASEAEILAAAQATFVDRFVRTLPDGYDTVIDSEGSNVSAGEKQLITIARAFLADPALLILDEATSSVDTRTEVLLQRAMAALREDRTSFVIAHRLSTIRDAHLILVMENGCIVEQGTHEQLLEARGAYYSLYNSQFTQGIDEDSEAPTPVRT, from the coding sequence ATGAGCGTCGGGATGCCGACGGAGAAGTCGATGGACTTCTGGCCATCGGCCAAGCGACTGATGCGCCGGATGAGCCCACATCGGCTGCAGCTGCTGCTCGTGTTCGCTCTGGCCGTCACCAGCGTGTTCTTCAGTGTGCTCGGGCCGCGCCTGCTCGGTAAGGCGACGGACGTCATCTTCGCCGGGGTCGTCGGCCGGCAACTTCCGGCGGGGCTGAGCCAGCAGCAGGTGATCGACCATGCCCGGGCCACCGGTAACAATCACCTGGCCGACCTGCTGAGCGGTATGACGGTGACTCCGGGCAGCGGTATCGATTTCACCAAGCTCGAACAGATTCTGATGCTCGCGGTGACGCTCTATGTGGCGGCCAGCGTGCTCTCCTGGGTGCAGGGATTCCTTCTCAACGGCCTGGTTCAGAGCACGATTCGCCAGCTACGAGCCGACGTCGAGGCCAAGCTCAACCGGCTGCCGTTGCCGTACTTCGACAACCAGCCGCGCGGCGAGCTGCTCAGCCGGGTTACCAACGACATCGACAACATCGCTCAGACTCTGCAGCAGACGCTCAGCCAGCTCCTCACCTCGCTGCTGACGGTGGTGGGTGTGCTCGGGATGATGTTCTTCATCTCTCCGCTGCTGGCTCTGATCGCGTTGGTCGCCGTCCCGCTGTCGATGGTGGTCACCAAGCGGATCGCCAAGCGTTCGCAGAAGCAGTTCATCGCGCAGTGGACCAACACGGGGATCCTCAACGCCGAGATCGAGGAGGCCTTCACCGGGCACGAATTGGTCAAGGTTTTCGGACGGCAGCGGGAGGTTCAAGCCGTCTTCGACGAGAAGAACGACAGCCTCTACAACGCCAGTTTCGGGGCCCAATTCATCTCGGGGATCATCATGCCGTCGATGATGTTCATCGGAAACCTGAGCTATGTCGTCATCGCCGTTGTCGGCGGGCTGCGGGTGGCCTCGGGTTCGATGAGCCTGGGTGACGTACAGGCGTTCATCCAGTACTCCCGCCAATTCACCCAACCGCTGACCCAGGTCGCCTCGATGGCCAACCTGCTCCAGTCCGGGGTGGCGTCGGCCGAGCGCGTCTTCGACCTGCTCGACGCCCCTGAGCAGACCCGCGAAGTCAGCGACGCCGCTCGGGGCCACGAGGCGCACGGCCGGGTGGAGTTCGAGGCCGTCTCCTTCCGCTACCTCCCCGACCGCCCGCTGATTCATGAACTGTCGCTGGTGGCGGAGCCGGGGCACACCGTGGCGATCGTCGGCCCGACCGGAGCCGGCAAGACCACCCTGGTGAACCTGGTGATGCGCTTCTACGAGCTCGACTCGGGGCGGATCACCCTGGATGGCGTCGACATCACTCAGCTGCGCCGGGCTGACCTGCGCTCGCAGGTCGGCATGGTGCTGCAGGACACCTGGCTCTTCGGTGGGACGATCCGCGAGAACATCGCCTACGGCAACCCTGAGGCCTCTGAGGCCGAGATCCTCGCTGCGGCCCAGGCGACCTTCGTCGATCGCTTCGTGCGCACCCTCCCGGACGGCTACGACACCGTCATCGATTCGGAGGGGAGCAATGTCAGCGCGGGGGAGAAGCAGCTCATCACCATTGCCCGGGCTTTCCTGGCCGATCCGGCGCTGCTGATCCTGGACGAGGCGACGAGTTCGGTTGACACCCGCACCGAGGTTCTGCTGCAGCGGGCGATGGCGGCCCTGCGCGAGGATCGCACCAGCTTCGTCATCGCGCACCGCCTCTCGACGATCCGCGATGCCCACCTCATCCTGGTGATGGAGAACGGGTGCATCGTCGAACAGGGCACGCACGAGCAACTGCTCGAAGCCCGAGGTGCCTACTACTCGCTCTACAACTCGCAGTTCACCCAGGGCATCGACGAGGACTCCGAAGCGCCGACACCCGTCCGTACCTGA
- a CDS encoding ABC transporter ATP-binding protein has product MLLTLLRRYLYPYRKPLLLVVGLQLVSTMASLYLPSLNADIIDKGIARGDTAYIMRTGLWMLLVSAIQIVSSIIAVYFGARAAMAFGRDLRGTVFHRVAAFSSREVAKFGAPSLITRTTNDVQQVQMLVVMACTIFVAAPIMCVGGIIMAMREDLGLSWLLLVSVPVLIIAIGTIIRNMVPQFRLMQTRIDTVNRILREQISGIRVVRAFVREPYEEKRFGVANNDLTLTSLRAGRLMATIFPVVMLVLNVSCVAVLWFGAARVDSGAIQIGALTAFLSYLMQILMSVMMATFMLMMVPRAAVCAERISEVLDTESSVRPPLTPITATAKHGHLEFSDVEFEYPGAAAPVLRGLNFVAEAGTTTAIIGSTGAGKTTLISLIPRLFDATGGSVLVDGVDVRDLDPDILWSRIGLVPQKPYLFSGSIASNLRYGNPDADDEELWRWLRVAQAEDFVRALPDGLDSSISQGGTNVSGGQRQRLAIARALVRRPEIYLFDDSFSALDLGTDARLRAELKKVTRQAAVLIVAQRVSTIVDADQIIVLEDGAIVGIGRHDELVETCETYAEIVGSQLAAEVTA; this is encoded by the coding sequence GTGCTTCTGACTCTGCTGCGCCGGTATCTGTACCCGTACCGTAAGCCGTTGCTTCTGGTCGTCGGCCTGCAACTGGTGTCCACCATGGCGTCGCTCTACCTGCCGAGCCTCAACGCCGACATCATCGACAAGGGCATCGCCCGCGGCGACACCGCCTACATCATGCGCACCGGCCTGTGGATGCTCTTGGTGAGCGCGATTCAGATCGTGAGCTCGATCATCGCCGTCTACTTCGGAGCGCGCGCCGCGATGGCCTTCGGGCGGGATCTGCGGGGAACCGTCTTCCACCGGGTCGCGGCATTCTCCTCGCGAGAGGTGGCCAAATTCGGAGCGCCATCACTGATCACCCGCACCACCAATGACGTGCAGCAGGTGCAGATGCTGGTCGTGATGGCCTGCACCATCTTCGTGGCCGCGCCGATCATGTGCGTCGGCGGCATCATCATGGCGATGCGCGAAGATCTCGGTCTCTCTTGGCTCCTGCTGGTCAGTGTGCCGGTGCTGATCATCGCGATCGGCACGATCATCCGGAACATGGTGCCGCAGTTCCGGCTGATGCAGACGCGTATCGACACGGTGAACCGGATCCTCCGCGAGCAGATCTCCGGCATCCGGGTGGTGCGGGCCTTCGTCCGCGAGCCCTACGAGGAGAAGCGCTTCGGCGTCGCCAACAACGACCTCACGCTCACGTCGCTGCGGGCCGGGCGGCTGATGGCCACCATCTTCCCGGTGGTCATGCTGGTGCTGAACGTCTCCTGTGTGGCGGTGCTGTGGTTCGGCGCCGCCCGGGTGGACTCCGGGGCAATCCAGATCGGCGCGCTGACGGCCTTCCTCAGCTACCTGATGCAGATCCTGATGTCGGTCATGATGGCCACCTTCATGCTCATGATGGTGCCGCGTGCCGCCGTCTGCGCCGAGCGCATCAGCGAGGTGCTCGACACCGAGTCGTCGGTCCGGCCCCCGCTGACGCCGATCACGGCCACCGCGAAGCACGGTCACCTGGAGTTCTCCGACGTCGAGTTCGAGTACCCGGGCGCGGCGGCCCCGGTATTGCGCGGGCTCAACTTCGTCGCCGAGGCTGGGACGACCACCGCGATCATCGGCAGCACCGGAGCCGGGAAGACCACGCTCATCTCGTTGATCCCGAGGCTCTTCGACGCCACCGGCGGCTCGGTGCTGGTCGACGGGGTGGATGTCCGCGACCTGGATCCGGACATCTTGTGGAGCCGGATCGGGCTGGTGCCGCAGAAGCCGTACCTCTTCTCCGGCAGCATCGCCAGTAACCTGCGCTACGGCAATCCCGACGCCGACGACGAAGAGCTGTGGCGATGGCTGCGGGTGGCCCAGGCCGAGGATTTCGTGCGGGCGTTGCCCGACGGGCTCGATTCATCGATCAGCCAGGGTGGGACCAACGTCTCCGGCGGCCAGCGGCAGCGCCTGGCCATCGCCCGGGCGCTGGTGCGGCGACCGGAGATCTACCTCTTCGACGACTCCTTCTCAGCGCTGGACCTCGGCACGGACGCGCGACTGCGAGCTGAGTTGAAGAAGGTGACCAGGCAGGCGGCCGTCCTCATCGTGGCGCAGCGGGTGTCGACGATCGTCGATGCCGATCAGATCATCGTTCTGGAGGATGGAGCGATCGTCGGCATCGGACGTCACGACGAGCTCGTCGAGACCTGCGAAACCTACGCCGAGATCGTCGGCTCCCAGCTGGCGGCGGAGGTGACGGCGTGA
- a CDS encoding amidohydrolase family protein, protein MASTVIDPAVSTPMALGGRVVTMDADGTVLPEGVVYLRDGAISAILANDAPPPVGFEEVTPVATGGTIFPGLIELHNHLPYGVLGLWDVPKLYGNRDQWSGSSTPDYHQLISGPMGVLGRDESVVPAVVRYVELRCLLAGTTTSQGVALASDSGIVKHFRGLVRNVEATGDPDLPPATTHIADVDAADAEHFLARISGKQKLILHLSEGTDDAARKHFLALEYAKDKWAISANLIGIHCVGLTDADFAIFAAHGGSMVWSPLSNLLLYGKTANVGAAIAHGVPIALGSDWAPSGSKNLLGELKVARLAATGAGATLTGADLVAMVTRTPAQMLGWGEHLGSLESGKRGDLIVVHGTAGDPYDALIEASEADLSLVVINGIPRCGTAPLMKKLGLTGDDETTVGGQRRVLNFAQTTADPSVEAVSVEEMFATLKQALGALGSQVAKAGAPTVEALPRPGRSFLAVDGVIDNHMSSRPHLPYKGVPTGPSSRPTLAAAKPRPLIPLTLDPLTAVDNPAYFDLLTHERNLPELIRTGKLALAAP, encoded by the coding sequence ATGGCTTCGACGGTGATCGACCCCGCGGTGAGCACACCGATGGCGCTGGGCGGACGAGTCGTGACGATGGACGCGGACGGCACGGTGCTGCCGGAGGGGGTGGTTTATCTGCGCGACGGCGCTATCTCGGCGATACTGGCGAACGACGCTCCGCCACCGGTCGGATTCGAAGAGGTCACACCGGTGGCGACCGGCGGAACCATCTTCCCGGGCCTCATCGAACTGCACAATCATCTGCCCTACGGCGTCCTCGGCCTCTGGGACGTGCCGAAACTATATGGCAATCGGGACCAGTGGAGCGGATCATCGACGCCGGACTACCACCAGCTCATCAGCGGGCCGATGGGCGTCCTGGGACGTGACGAATCAGTGGTGCCGGCCGTCGTGCGCTACGTCGAGCTGCGCTGCCTACTGGCCGGCACGACGACCAGCCAGGGTGTGGCGCTGGCCTCCGACAGCGGAATCGTCAAGCACTTCCGCGGCCTGGTCCGCAACGTGGAGGCGACCGGCGACCCCGACCTGCCTCCGGCGACCACGCACATCGCCGATGTGGATGCCGCCGACGCCGAACACTTCCTGGCCCGGATCTCGGGGAAGCAGAAGCTCATCCTGCATCTGAGCGAGGGCACCGATGATGCCGCTCGCAAGCACTTCCTGGCTCTGGAGTACGCCAAGGACAAGTGGGCCATCTCCGCGAACCTGATCGGCATTCACTGTGTCGGCCTCACTGATGCGGATTTCGCCATCTTCGCCGCCCACGGGGGCAGCATGGTCTGGTCGCCGCTATCCAATCTGCTCCTCTACGGCAAGACAGCCAACGTCGGTGCTGCCATCGCCCACGGCGTGCCGATCGCACTGGGCTCCGATTGGGCCCCGTCGGGGAGTAAGAACCTGTTGGGCGAACTGAAGGTCGCCCGGCTGGCGGCGACCGGTGCCGGGGCGACGCTCACCGGGGCCGATCTGGTGGCCATGGTTACCCGCACCCCGGCGCAGATGCTGGGCTGGGGTGAACACCTCGGCAGCCTGGAGAGCGGCAAGCGGGGCGACCTGATCGTCGTACACGGCACTGCCGGCGATCCCTATGACGCTCTGATCGAAGCCAGCGAGGCCGACCTCAGTCTCGTGGTCATAAATGGCATTCCCCGCTGCGGCACGGCGCCCTTGATGAAGAAGCTCGGGCTCACCGGTGACGACGAGACGACCGTGGGCGGGCAGCGGCGGGTGCTGAACTTCGCCCAGACCACCGCCGATCCGAGCGTCGAAGCGGTCTCGGTGGAGGAGATGTTCGCGACTCTGAAGCAGGCGCTCGGTGCACTTGGCTCTCAGGTGGCGAAGGCCGGTGCACCGACAGTCGAGGCACTCCCGCGACCCGGGCGCAGCTTCCTCGCGGTCGACGGCGTCATCGACAATCACATGTCCTCTCGCCCGCACCTGCCGTACAAGGGAGTTCCGACCGGGCCGAGCAGCCGTCCAACCCTGGCCGCAGCCAAGCCACGACCCCTCATTCCGCTCACCCTCGACCCGCTCACCGCAGTGGATAATCCGGCGTACTTCGACCTGCTCACACACGAGCGAAACCTCCCCGAACTGATCCGCACCGGGAAACTCGCGTTGGCCGCACCTTAA